Proteins encoded within one genomic window of Cardiocondyla obscurior isolate alpha-2009 linkage group LG27, Cobs3.1, whole genome shotgun sequence:
- the LOC139112186 gene encoding zinc finger CCHC domain-containing protein 24 produces MAACHSTSAVQRLQLQDSTRIGYSAINGIGASSQKTLQQSTYPPHLLNWVYLAIAEQNPSQSPDQSKLLPAVWSNFPSTTSQTYLCQNPSGPVRTMRDSVAESIADLAGHFNELAVSERKSVKKPPSTYLCHLCFKKGHYIKDCPQARPKGEGLTPYQGKKRCFGEYKCPKCKRKWMSGNSWANMGQECIKCHINVYPQKQRPLEKPDGLDVSDQSKVHPQHLCEKCKTLGYYCRRSAIIT; encoded by the exons atggCCGCTTGCCATTCGACATCTGCTGTGCAGCGCCTGCAGTTGCAGGACTCTACTCGGATCGGCTACAGTGCGATCAATGGAATAGGTGCTTCAAGTCAAAAGACTCTTCAGCAATCGACTTATCCGCCGCATCTACTAAACTGGGTTTATCTGGCCATCGCCGAGCAAAATCCATCGCAATCACCTGATCAG AGCAAGTTACTTCCTGCGGTCTGGAGCAATTTTCCCAGTACGACATCGCAAACGTATCTATGTCAGAATCCATCCGGACCTGTTAGAACCATGAGAGATAGCGTGGCGGAAAGTATCGCGGATCTAGCGGGACACTTTAACGAGTTAGCCGTAAGCGAGCGGAAATCGGTGAAGAAGCCACCCTCGACGTACCTGTGCCACTTGTGTTTCAAGAAAGGACATTATATTAAGGATTGCCCGCAG GCACGCCCGAAAGGCGAAGGACTAACGCCTTACCAAGGGAAGAAGAGGTGCTTTGGAGAATACAAATGTCCCAAGTGCAAACGTAAATGGATGTCGGGCAACAGCTGGGCTAATATGGGCCAAGAGTGCATCAAGTGTCACATCAACGTGTATCCTCAGAAACAG aGGCCGTTGGAAAAACCCGATGGTCTGGACGTGTCGGATCAGAGCAAGGTACATCCCCAACATCTCTGCGAAAAGTGTAAGACGTTAGGCTACTATTGCAGACGCAGCGCGATAATAACTTAA
- the LOC139112178 gene encoding cyclin-dependent kinase-like 4, which translates to MEKYENIEMVGEGSYGLVMKCKHRETGQIVAIKKFLETEEDLQVRKMAFREIRLLKKLRHENLVNMIEAFRRRKRLYLVFEYLDHTILDELEENENGLDWEKSRRYIYQILRGLDFCHNHRIMHRDVKPENVLVSPNGVIKLCDFGFARYVTNDSCTDYVATRWYRAPELLVGDSRYGREIDVWAAGCIYAEMVTGQPLFPGDSDVDQLHRITKVLGPLHGKQLANDSAKSILLLGHAENKIAALPRTTIVTFLSLFPTWSSMAIDFLAQCLRIDPVLRPKCLTLLQHPFFSHDGFADRFLTELQRLVAKESAMNLLGSKRIETSNICRNSIGRWQMTLMKERQATNKVEYDAAESENSPSERINSNTASKLQINRPRELRFFGPVSVIPNTTYIRRLEHKGLLIPESKGCALPALPLKMKTKTTAKRKKLDLSSVKNH; encoded by the exons ATGGAAAAGtatgaaaatattgaaatggTTGGTGAAGGAAGTTACGGGCTGGTGATGAAGTGCAAGCATCGCGAAACCGGGCAAATAGTGgcgataaaaaagtttttggaAACGGAGGAAGATCTTCAAGTGCGAAAAATGGCATTTCGAGAAATAAGGCTGTTAAAA AAGTTACGCCATGAGAATTTGGTGAACATGATCGAGGCGTTTCGCCGAAGAAAGCGACTTTATCTCGTGTTCGAGTATCTCGACCATACCATACTTGATGAATtggaagaaaatgaaaatggCCTTGATTGGGAGAAATCGAGGCGATATATCTATCAAATACTTCGCGGTCTGGACTTTTGTCACAATCACAGG aTCATGCACCGCGACGTAAAGCCCGAGAACGTGTTGGTATCACCGAACGGCGTGATCAAGCTCTGTGACTTCGGATTCGCGCGGTACGTCACTAATGACTCTTGCACTGATTACGTCGCGACGAGATGGTATCGCGCCCCAGAGCTCCTCGTCGGGGATTCCAGATATGGCAGAGAGATCGACGTCTGGGCTGCCGGATGTATTTACGCCGAGATGGTCACCGGCCAGCCTCTTTTTCCTGGCGATAGCGACGTCGATCAGTTGCATCGCATCACAAAAGTTCTTG GTCCTCTTCATGGCAAGCAGTTGGCAAACGATAGCGCTAAAAGCATACTTCTACTCGGGCATGCAGAGAATAAGATTGCTGCTCTTCCGCGAACTACGATTGTGACTTTCCTAAGTCTTTTTCCGACATGGAGCTCGATGGCGATTGACTTTTTGGCACAATGTCTTCGTATAGATCCCGTTCTCAGGCCGAAATGTCTCACATTGCTGCAGCATCCATTTTTCTCGCACGACGGCTTCGCAGACAGATTTCTCACCGAACTGCAGCGACTCGTTGCAAAAGAATCTGCGATGAATTTGCTCGGTAGCAAAAGGATTGAGACATCTAACATTTGCCGCAATAGCATTGGAAG ATGGCAGATGACATTAATGAAAGAGAGACAAGCGACGAATAAAGTAGAGTACGATGCCGCGGAAAGCGAGAACTCGCCGAGCGAACGTATTAATTCAAATACCGCGAGTAAGCTGCAGATAAATCGGCCGCGTGAATTACGTTTCTTCGGCCCGGTCTCAGTGATACCGAACACCACGTACATCCGACGGCTGGAGCACAAGGGGCTTCTGATCCCTGAATCGAAGGGCTGTGCCTTGCCAGCTCTGCCGTTGAAGATGAAGACGAAAACGACCGCCAAGAGGAAAAAGCTCGATCTGTCTAGCGTGAAAAATCATTGA